A genomic region of Rheinheimera sp. MMS21-TC3 contains the following coding sequences:
- a CDS encoding chemotaxis protein CheA, whose protein sequence is MSFDMDEDILQDFLVEAGEILELLQEQLVELENNPDDANLLNAIFRGFHTVKGGAGFLALTELVDACHGAENVFDLLRTGKRRVTAELMDVILQSLDSINAMFVAVINRQALTPAPAELLKALEFYSQPESESESAPAPPTIAEPVVESQDSQVDAEPNEGGIDEMTEDEFERILDELHGKAPKATQAEPLAEDDLKRPTNNSDDITDDEFEAILDQLHGKGVFIPEAATTGQVGTTTSKQPASSSSASTDDDEFDEDDFEALLDQLHGKGKAPTVAVEQTENKQPSSPTAAEKTAATAKAAEATASPTEVAPAANIAATQQVQTETTVRVDTKRLDQIMNLVGELVLVRNRLLSLSGSVQNESMSKTIANLDVVTGDIQGAVMKTRMQPIKKVFGRFPRVVRDMARSLKKDIELILEGEETDLDKNLVEALADPLVHLVRNSVDHGIEMPDVREKAGKKRVGTVKLSAEQAGDHILLSIHDDGAGMDPEKLKSIAIKRGILDVDSAARLSDTEAFNLIFAPGFSTKEQISDISGRGVGMDVVKTKITQLNGSVQIQSKLGEGTLLEIKVPLTLAILPTLMVLVGKQTFALPLAGVSEIFHLDLNKSNIVDGQLTVVVRNKAIPLFFLEHWLVKGSEKKRRREQGHVVIVQLGTQQVGFVVDSLIGQEEVVIKPLDRLLQGTPGMAGATITSDGGIALILDVPSLLTHYAKKSKIKLDRFSKGRGE, encoded by the coding sequence ATGAGCTTTGATATGGATGAAGATATTTTACAGGACTTCCTCGTCGAAGCAGGTGAGATACTTGAATTATTGCAAGAGCAGCTAGTTGAACTAGAAAATAATCCTGACGATGCTAATTTATTAAATGCTATTTTCCGAGGCTTTCATACCGTTAAAGGTGGCGCAGGGTTTTTAGCCTTAACAGAATTAGTTGATGCTTGTCATGGTGCTGAAAACGTATTTGATTTGCTACGTACCGGTAAGCGCCGTGTTACCGCTGAGTTGATGGATGTTATATTACAATCTTTAGATAGTATTAATGCCATGTTTGTTGCGGTGATAAATCGTCAAGCATTAACACCGGCTCCAGCTGAGTTACTCAAGGCTTTAGAGTTTTATAGTCAGCCAGAGTCTGAATCAGAATCTGCACCCGCACCACCAACTATAGCTGAGCCTGTAGTTGAGTCACAAGACAGTCAAGTTGATGCCGAGCCTAATGAGGGCGGTATAGACGAAATGACTGAAGATGAGTTTGAGCGTATCTTAGATGAGCTGCATGGTAAGGCACCTAAAGCTACGCAAGCTGAGCCTTTAGCCGAAGATGATTTAAAGCGGCCAACTAATAATAGCGACGATATTACTGATGATGAATTTGAAGCTATTTTAGATCAGCTACATGGCAAGGGTGTTTTTATTCCTGAAGCGGCCACTACTGGCCAAGTAGGTACTACAACGTCTAAGCAACCAGCATCAAGCAGCTCAGCATCAACAGATGACGATGAGTTTGATGAGGATGATTTTGAAGCTTTACTTGATCAGCTTCATGGTAAAGGCAAAGCGCCTACTGTTGCAGTAGAGCAAACTGAAAATAAACAACCATCTAGCCCAACCGCTGCAGAAAAAACAGCAGCTACAGCAAAAGCAGCCGAAGCTACAGCTAGCCCTACAGAAGTAGCACCAGCTGCAAACATAGCAGCAACACAGCAAGTACAAACAGAAACTACCGTTAGGGTTGATACTAAGCGTTTAGATCAAATCATGAACTTAGTCGGTGAGTTAGTGTTAGTGCGAAACCGGCTGTTAAGCTTGTCGGGCAGTGTTCAGAATGAAAGCATGAGTAAAACTATTGCTAACTTAGATGTCGTCACAGGCGATATTCAAGGTGCAGTAATGAAAACTCGAATGCAGCCCATTAAAAAGGTATTTGGCCGTTTCCCACGCGTAGTGCGTGATATGGCACGTTCTTTAAAGAAAGATATAGAGTTAATTTTAGAAGGCGAAGAAACGGATTTAGATAAAAACCTAGTAGAAGCCTTAGCCGATCCTTTAGTGCATTTAGTTCGAAACTCAGTAGATCATGGTATAGAAATGCCAGATGTACGTGAAAAAGCCGGTAAAAAACGAGTTGGTACTGTTAAACTTTCTGCCGAGCAAGCTGGCGATCATATTTTATTAAGCATCCATGATGATGGTGCGGGTATGGACCCGGAAAAGTTAAAAAGTATCGCCATCAAGCGGGGCATTCTTGATGTAGATAGTGCTGCCCGCCTGTCAGATACTGAAGCTTTTAATTTGATTTTTGCACCTGGGTTTTCAACCAAAGAGCAAATATCAGATATTTCAGGCCGTGGCGTTGGCATGGATGTGGTTAAAACAAAAATTACTCAACTAAACGGCTCAGTGCAAATTCAATCTAAACTAGGTGAAGGTACGTTACTAGAAATAAAAGTACCCTTAACCTTAGCTATATTACCGACCTTAATGGTGTTAGTGGGTAAGCAAACTTTCGCTTTACCTTTGGCTGGTGTCAGTGAAATCTTCCATTTAGATTTAAATAAAAGCAATATAGTTGATGGTCAATTAACCGTTGTTGTGCGTAATAAAGCTATTCCGTTATTCTTTTTAGAGCATTGGTTAGTTAAAGGTTCAGAGAAAAAGCGCCGCCGTGAACAAGGGCATGTAGTTATTGTTCAGCTTGGTACCCAACAAGTTGGTTTTGTTGT
- a CDS encoding protein phosphatase CheZ, with product MTMITEPVISLQQARQLVELLETEQYESANSLIQELVVPDTSELFAEVGKLTRQLHNSLESFHLDPALNDLVEEDIPDAKKRLAHVIGMTEQAANRTMDAVESCLPIADNISQQLTVIQPQWQQLMQRQLQLGDFKRLCHHIDDFIAQANIDSKTLNGLLTDVLMAQDYQDLTGQILSRVIELVREVEESLIGLLTAFNQSGAVGPAGVAKKSKVSSRGVEGPILDAGEREDVVNGQDDVDDLLSSLGF from the coding sequence ATGACGATGATAACTGAACCGGTAATTTCTTTACAGCAAGCGAGGCAGCTAGTTGAACTGCTTGAAACTGAGCAATATGAATCGGCTAATAGTCTTATTCAAGAATTGGTGGTGCCTGATACCTCTGAATTATTTGCTGAAGTAGGCAAACTTACCCGCCAGCTACATAATTCATTAGAAAGTTTTCATCTAGATCCAGCTTTAAATGATTTAGTAGAAGAAGACATACCCGACGCCAAAAAACGGTTAGCGCATGTTATAGGTATGACAGAACAAGCAGCCAATCGCACTATGGATGCTGTTGAGTCTTGCTTGCCAATTGCCGATAATATTTCCCAACAATTAACTGTTATTCAACCGCAATGGCAACAGTTAATGCAAAGACAATTACAATTAGGTGACTTTAAACGCTTATGTCACCATATTGATGATTTTATAGCTCAAGCCAATATAGATTCGAAAACGCTAAATGGCTTACTTACCGACGTTTTAATGGCGCAAGATTATCAAGACCTAACTGGGCAAATTTTGAGCCGAGTGATTGAGTTAGTACGTGAGGTTGAAGAGAGTTTAATTGGATTGCTAACAGCATTTAATCAGTCAGGTGCTGTAGGTCCTGCAGGGGTAGCGAAAAAATCAAAAGTATCGTCACGGGGTGTAGAAGGACCTATTTTAGATGCTGGAGAGCGTGAAGATGTGGTAAATGGTCAAGACGATGTCGATGATTTACTTTCCAGTTTAGGCTTTTAA
- the cheY gene encoding chemotaxis response regulator CheY, with protein MDKNMKILVVDDFSTMRRIIKNLLRDLGFTNVAEADDGSTALPMLQNSEFDFVVTDWNMPGMQGIDLLRAIRADAKLKHIPVLMVTAEAKKEQIIAAAQAGVNGYIVKPFTAATLQEKLAKVFERLG; from the coding sequence TTGGATAAAAACATGAAAATTCTTGTGGTTGATGATTTCTCAACCATGAGACGCATAATAAAAAATCTGTTACGCGATCTCGGCTTTACTAATGTTGCTGAAGCTGATGATGGCAGTACAGCTTTACCTATGTTACAGAACTCTGAATTTGATTTTGTAGTTACCGATTGGAATATGCCAGGTATGCAAGGTATAGATTTGCTGCGAGCTATTCGCGCCGACGCCAAGCTTAAGCATATACCCGTATTAATGGTAACGGCAGAAGCGAAAAAAGAACAAATTATTGCAGCGGCTCAAGCCGGTGTAAACGGTTATATAGTCAAGCCTTTTACTGCTGCCACTCTACAAGAAAAACTAGCTAAAGTTTTTGAGCGTTTAGGCTAA
- a CDS encoding RNA polymerase sigma factor FliA, which produces MQQLVDQHTTLVKRIAYHLLARLPASVLVDDLIQSGMIGLIEAAKNFDGSKGASFETFAGIRIRGAMLDEMRRGDWTPRSVHRNARLIADTIAELEAAYGRDIKDYEVAEKLNMSLDEYHHILSDISSGRIIGIEDLGVSEDVIVSADDTGSDQLFDIQANSAFQQDLVATISNLPEREALVLSLYYNEELNLKEIGAVLNVSESRVSQIHSQALIRLKARMQDWA; this is translated from the coding sequence ATGCAGCAATTGGTAGATCAGCACACGACTTTAGTTAAGCGTATTGCCTATCATTTGTTAGCGCGATTGCCGGCAAGTGTGCTGGTTGATGATTTAATTCAATCGGGCATGATAGGATTGATCGAAGCAGCAAAGAATTTTGATGGTAGCAAAGGTGCTAGTTTTGAAACTTTTGCTGGTATACGTATCCGTGGTGCTATGCTAGATGAAATGCGCCGTGGCGATTGGACACCGCGTTCTGTTCATCGCAATGCCCGTTTAATTGCCGATACTATTGCAGAATTAGAAGCCGCTTATGGTCGTGATATTAAAGATTATGAAGTAGCTGAAAAGCTAAACATGTCTTTAGATGAGTATCATCATATACTGAGTGATATAAGCAGTGGTAGAATAATTGGTATTGAAGATCTTGGTGTATCTGAAGATGTTATTGTTAGTGCAGACGATACTGGCAGTGATCAGTTATTTGATATCCAAGCTAATAGTGCATTTCAGCAAGATTTAGTGGCAACCATAAGTAATTTACCTGAGCGGGAAGCCTTGGTATTATCATTATATTATAACGAAGAGCTAAATTTAAAAGAGATTGGCGCAGTATTAAATGTAAGTGAATCTCGAGTGAGCCAGATACATAGTCAGGCTCTTATTAGATTAAAAGCCAGAATGCAAGACTGGGCATAA
- a CDS encoding MinD/ParA family protein yields the protein MNKQMVKVISVSGGKGGVGKTNVSLNLAMALSQLGKKVIVLDADLGLANCDVMLGLRVEKNLSHVLSGEVSLDDIIIEGPFGIKIIPASSGSQSMTELAPAEHAGLIRAFSEMETAVDVLLVDTAAGISDMVLSFSRASQDVMVVVCDEPSSITDAYALMKILSRDHGVDKFKIVANMVRSVKEGQELFAKLTRVTDRFLDVNLELVATVPYDENVRKAARKQKAFIEAFPKTPASMAIKSLALKAGKWPLPDMASGHLEFFLEQLIDSHPERGIV from the coding sequence ATGAATAAACAAATGGTAAAAGTTATCTCAGTAAGTGGCGGTAAAGGTGGCGTAGGTAAAACTAACGTCTCACTTAACTTGGCCATGGCGTTATCGCAATTAGGTAAAAAAGTCATAGTGCTTGATGCAGACTTAGGCTTAGCTAACTGTGACGTCATGCTTGGATTACGGGTTGAAAAAAACCTATCTCATGTACTTTCTGGTGAAGTTTCGTTAGATGATATTATTATTGAAGGTCCTTTTGGTATAAAAATTATACCGGCATCTTCAGGCTCACAAAGCATGACAGAGTTGGCACCGGCAGAGCATGCTGGCTTAATTCGTGCTTTTAGTGAAATGGAAACGGCGGTAGATGTATTATTAGTTGATACCGCTGCAGGTATCTCCGATATGGTACTTAGCTTTTCAAGAGCATCGCAAGATGTCATGGTGGTGGTCTGTGATGAACCTTCGTCCATTACTGATGCTTATGCGTTAATGAAGATCTTGAGTCGTGATCATGGTGTTGATAAGTTTAAAATTGTCGCCAACATGGTACGAAGCGTTAAAGAAGGCCAAGAGCTATTTGCCAAGCTAACTCGAGTAACAGATCGATTTTTAGATGTTAATCTCGAACTAGTTGCAACTGTACCTTATGATGAAAATGTCCGAAAAGCAGCCCGTAAACAAAAAGCCTTTATTGAAGCTTTTCCTAAAACACCTGCTAGTATGGCAATAAAAAGTTTGGCATTAAAAGCAGGTAAGTGGCCATTACCTGATATGGCATCTGGGCATTTAGAGTTTTTCTTAGAGCAATTAATTGACTCTCATCCGGAGCGAGGCATAGTGTGA
- the flhF gene encoding flagellar biosynthesis protein FlhF — protein sequence MKIKRFVAKDMRSALAEIKEFLGPDAIILSNKKIAEGVEIVAAIDNEVALVKAAAQPAVKPAEPRFQARVDDSDDTEAGADSLKALLARQMLKQQNEAGANDQPTKATAAGFTRQPQSERPNSFERQNSGSFSTNAQATNNAQFTELSKLQQQQASLMQQQMDSMRNEMLSMRQLLQHQVSGLMWQDLARREPVRALVIENLQQLGLSEQVADQLACFMSEEMNANDAWQAALELLAGQISTTNDDILRRGGVVALVGPTGVGKTTTVAKLAAEFARRHGADQVALITTDCYRIGAYEQLATFGRIIGCPVKLAKDSEELTLLINQLQQRKLILIDTAGMSQRDIRLADKLATLVHNSHVKINSYLVLSATAQARVMQESVTHFKRIPLSGCIFTKLDECLSLGEVINVAIQNALPVSYLTNGQRVPEDIAVADATALVQQAETLRLAQSSTVHQWYNDEMDRVEGTYA from the coding sequence ATGAAAATAAAACGTTTTGTAGCAAAAGACATGCGTAGTGCTTTAGCCGAAATAAAAGAATTCCTTGGGCCGGATGCTATTATCTTATCAAACAAAAAAATTGCCGAAGGGGTTGAGATAGTTGCTGCTATTGATAATGAAGTTGCACTAGTAAAGGCGGCAGCTCAACCAGCAGTTAAGCCGGCTGAACCACGCTTTCAAGCCAGAGTAGATGACAGCGATGACACTGAAGCAGGAGCTGATTCATTAAAAGCATTATTAGCCCGGCAGATGCTAAAGCAGCAGAACGAAGCAGGGGCTAATGACCAGCCAACTAAAGCAACTGCCGCAGGTTTTACACGTCAGCCACAATCAGAGCGGCCAAATAGTTTTGAACGTCAAAATTCTGGCAGTTTTTCGACTAATGCTCAGGCTACTAATAACGCGCAATTTACCGAGCTCAGTAAGCTGCAGCAGCAACAAGCTAGTTTAATGCAACAGCAAATGGATTCTATGCGCAATGAAATGCTATCTATGCGCCAGTTGTTACAGCACCAAGTATCAGGTTTAATGTGGCAAGATCTAGCACGCCGCGAGCCGGTACGAGCTTTAGTAATAGAAAACTTACAGCAATTAGGCTTATCTGAACAAGTAGCCGATCAGTTGGCTTGCTTTATGTCAGAAGAAATGAACGCTAATGATGCTTGGCAAGCAGCCTTAGAGTTGTTAGCGGGACAAATTAGTACTACTAATGATGATATTTTACGTCGTGGTGGTGTTGTGGCTTTAGTTGGCCCTACAGGTGTAGGTAAAACCACAACAGTGGCTAAGCTAGCTGCCGAATTTGCTCGTCGTCATGGCGCTGACCAAGTTGCTCTGATCACAACTGATTGTTATCGTATAGGGGCTTACGAGCAATTAGCTACTTTTGGTCGTATAATTGGCTGCCCCGTTAAATTAGCAAAAGATAGCGAAGAATTAACGTTATTAATTAATCAGTTACAACAGCGTAAACTTATTTTGATTGATACGGCAGGCATGAGTCAACGCGACATACGTTTAGCCGATAAACTTGCTACACTAGTGCATAATAGCCATGTCAAAATAAATAGTTATCTGGTATTGTCAGCTACAGCACAGGCGCGCGTGATGCAAGAAAGCGTCACTCATTTTAAGCGTATACCGTTATCGGGTTGCATTTTTACTAAACTTGACGAATGTCTAAGCTTAGGAGAAGTAATTAACGTGGCAATTCAAAATGCATTACCAGTAAGCTATTTAACTAATGGTCAGCGTGTACCCGAAGATATAGCGGTGGCTGATGCCACAGCGCTAGTGCAACAGGCAGAAACATTAAGATTGGCACAAAGTAGTACGGTTCATCAATGGTATAATGATGAGATGGATCGGGTGGAAGGGACCTATGCATAA
- the flhA gene encoding flagellar biosynthesis protein FlhA: protein MQLVSYLKGFDRSKLNFLTGLGTPLFILAALAMVVLPLPPILLDVLFSFNIALALVVLLITVYTMRPLDFGAFPAILLVATIMRLALNVASTRVVLLEGHNGGDAAGKVIEAFGSVVIGGNYAVGIVVFLILIIINFVVVTKGAGRIAEVSARFTLDAMPGKQMAIDADLNSGLITQEQARDRREEVTTEADFYGSMDGASKFVKGDAIAGIVILVINLVGGLFIGMIQHGLSFANAMEVYTLLTIGDGLVAQIPSLLLSIGTAIIVTRQNKSEDMGQQMTAQLGNTQVLFVAAGVLTLMGVVPGMPHFSFLSLAAIVGGLAYMMHKRGKEAKAELITRDAEAVSASAPQVNKEIGWDDVQGVDVIGLEVGYRLIPLVDKSQGGELLNRIKGVRKKLSQELGFLIPAVHIRDNLDLEPNSYRMTLMGVISGESELRHDNELAINPGQVFGTVKGIETKDPAFGLDAVWIAKEQREHAQTLGYTVVDAATVVATHLSQILTNHAASLLGHEEVQNLLDMLAKQSPKLVEGLVPDVLPLTVVVKVLQNLLQEGVPIRDMRTIVQTLVEYGPKSQDVDVLTAACRIALRRLIVQEVGGSRSEIPVITFAPELEQMLHQSMQAAGNDGAGIEPGLADRIQQSLQDAYQNQELSGDSAVLLTSGILRTVMARFVKYTIPGLRVLSYQEIPDDKQIRIVSVIGQAS, encoded by the coding sequence ATGCAGTTAGTCAGTTATCTTAAAGGTTTTGATCGGTCTAAACTTAACTTCTTAACCGGGTTGGGTACGCCGCTATTTATTTTAGCTGCGTTAGCTATGGTGGTGTTACCTTTGCCGCCTATTCTATTAGACGTGCTGTTTTCATTTAATATTGCTTTAGCTCTAGTGGTGTTGTTGATAACGGTATATACCATGCGACCGCTAGACTTTGGCGCTTTCCCAGCAATTTTGCTAGTAGCAACTATTATGCGTTTAGCACTAAACGTAGCCAGTACCCGAGTGGTATTGTTAGAGGGGCACAATGGTGGTGATGCTGCGGGTAAGGTTATTGAAGCCTTTGGCTCAGTAGTTATTGGCGGTAACTATGCGGTCGGTATTGTTGTTTTCTTAATTCTTATCATTATCAACTTTGTGGTTGTTACTAAAGGTGCTGGCCGAATAGCTGAAGTATCGGCGCGTTTTACCCTTGATGCTATGCCAGGTAAGCAAATGGCCATTGATGCTGATTTAAATTCAGGCTTGATTACCCAAGAGCAAGCCCGAGATCGGCGCGAAGAGGTGACTACTGAAGCAGACTTCTACGGTTCAATGGATGGTGCTAGTAAGTTTGTTAAAGGCGATGCGATTGCCGGTATTGTTATTTTAGTGATTAACTTAGTTGGCGGCTTATTTATTGGCATGATCCAGCATGGCTTATCTTTTGCCAATGCCATGGAAGTTTATACCTTATTAACCATAGGTGATGGCTTAGTGGCGCAAATACCTTCGCTATTATTGTCTATTGGTACCGCTATTATTGTTACTCGACAAAATAAATCTGAAGATATGGGACAACAAATGACGGCACAGTTGGGCAATACCCAAGTGCTATTTGTTGCTGCAGGTGTACTAACCTTAATGGGTGTAGTGCCAGGTATGCCACACTTTTCATTTTTATCGCTAGCCGCTATTGTTGGTGGTTTAGCTTATATGATGCATAAGCGTGGTAAAGAGGCAAAAGCCGAGCTTATTACCCGTGATGCTGAAGCTGTGTCTGCAAGTGCGCCTCAAGTTAATAAAGAGATTGGTTGGGATGATGTGCAAGGCGTTGATGTTATTGGCTTAGAAGTAGGGTATCGCTTAATTCCGCTAGTTGATAAAAGCCAAGGTGGCGAGCTATTAAATCGGATTAAAGGCGTGCGTAAAAAGTTATCACAAGAATTAGGGTTTTTAATTCCAGCAGTGCATATTCGTGATAATTTAGATTTAGAACCAAACAGTTACCGGATGACGTTAATGGGTGTAATTAGTGGTGAAAGTGAATTGCGTCATGATAATGAGTTAGCTATTAATCCTGGGCAAGTGTTTGGCACTGTTAAAGGTATAGAAACAAAAGATCCTGCTTTTGGTTTAGATGCAGTCTGGATAGCTAAAGAACAGCGTGAACATGCGCAAACTTTAGGCTATACCGTAGTAGACGCGGCTACGGTAGTTGCCACCCATTTAAGTCAAATTCTTACTAATCATGCCGCTAGTTTATTAGGACACGAAGAGGTACAAAATTTATTAGATATGCTGGCAAAACAGTCACCAAAACTGGTTGAAGGTTTAGTACCAGATGTTTTACCGCTAACAGTAGTAGTAAAGGTATTACAAAACTTACTGCAAGAAGGCGTGCCAATACGGGATATGCGGACTATTGTGCAAACCTTAGTGGAGTATGGGCCGAAAAGTCAGGATGTTGATGTATTAACCGCAGCTTGTCGGATTGCCCTGCGCCGCTTAATAGTGCAAGAAGTAGGCGGCAGTCGTAGTGAAATACCGGTGATAACCTTTGCGCCAGAGCTTGAGCAAATGCTGCATCAGTCCATGCAAGCCGCGGGTAATGATGGTGCGGGTATCGAGCCTGGCCTAGCCGACCGTATTCAGCAGTCATTACAAGATGCTTATCAAAATCAAGAATTAAGTGGCGATAGTGCTGTTTTATTAACGTCAGGAATTTTACGCACAGTTATGGCACGATTCGTGAAGTATACCATTCCAGGATTGAGAGTATTGTCATATCAAGAGATACCTGATGATAAACAAATTCGTATTGTTAGTGTTATTGGTCAGGCTTCTTAG
- the flhB gene encoding flagellar biosynthesis protein FlhB, protein MSDDSAEKTEQPTSKKLQDAAEKGQVARSKDLGTAFVLIGSATAILVFGKMLAMAILTIGQRMMRLDQKDMFEVNSMFTAWGEVGKELIPPMAGIFALILVAGFIGNTLLGGFNFSLQAAAPKPSKMSVLKGFKRMFGLQALVELLKSFLKVIVVVGIAYLLLKYFFDDIMALSLMSGPDNIESALYFLSWVFLGLCSSVIVIALVDAPYQKWNHIKQLKMSLQEIKDENKNSEGSPEIKARIRRTQMQMSMKRMMQEVPKADVIVTNPTHYAIALKYDQGKFRAPVVVAKGVDEVAMHIRRIANEHKVPVLESPMLARSIYHTTEVDHPIPEQLFAAVAQVLAYVYQLNMHKKGKGSRPKALAKDLPIPEDYRY, encoded by the coding sequence ATGTCAGATGATAGTGCAGAAAAAACCGAACAGCCCACCAGTAAGAAGCTGCAAGACGCAGCCGAAAAGGGCCAGGTCGCCCGTTCAAAAGATTTAGGTACCGCCTTCGTTTTAATAGGCAGCGCTACTGCTATATTAGTATTTGGTAAAATGCTAGCTATGGCTATTTTAACAATTGGCCAGCGGATGATGCGCTTAGATCAAAAAGATATGTTTGAAGTAAACTCTATGTTTACGGCTTGGGGCGAAGTAGGTAAAGAGTTAATTCCACCAATGGCAGGTATTTTTGCCTTAATATTAGTAGCAGGCTTTATTGGTAATACTTTATTAGGTGGTTTTAATTTTAGCTTGCAAGCAGCTGCGCCTAAACCCAGTAAAATGAGCGTGTTAAAAGGCTTTAAGCGTATGTTTGGTTTGCAAGCCTTAGTTGAGTTATTAAAAAGCTTTTTAAAAGTAATAGTAGTAGTAGGTATTGCTTATTTACTTTTAAAGTACTTTTTCGACGATATTATGGCGCTATCTTTAATGAGTGGCCCAGATAATATTGAATCGGCTTTATACTTTTTGTCCTGGGTGTTTTTAGGTCTTTGTTCTAGCGTCATCGTTATTGCTTTAGTGGATGCCCCTTATCAAAAATGGAATCATATAAAACAGTTAAAAATGTCGCTGCAAGAAATAAAAGATGAAAATAAAAATAGTGAAGGTAGCCCAGAGATAAAGGCTCGGATCCGCCGGACGCAAATGCAAATGTCGATGAAACGGATGATGCAAGAGGTGCCTAAGGCCGATGTTATTGTAACTAACCCGACCCACTACGCCATAGCTTTAAAGTACGACCAAGGTAAATTTAGAGCACCAGTTGTTGTGGCCAAAGGGGTAGATGAAGTGGCTATGCACATTAGACGCATAGCCAATGAGCACAAAGTGCCGGTATTAGAATCGCCTATGTTAGCGCGATCTATTTATCACACTACAGAAGTAGACCACCCTATTCCAGAGCAGCTATTTGCTGCTGTTGCTCAAGTACTAGCTTATGTCTATCAGTTAAATATGCATAAAAAAGGTAAAGGCAGTCGGCCAAAAGCTTTAGCTAAAGATCTGCCAATACCCGAAGATTATCGTTATTAA
- the fliR gene encoding flagellar biosynthetic protein FliR codes for MEFPLSILMQTIADYLLPLCRVTGMFLIMAGIGVRNVPMRIKTGLVVMITLIIMPTLPPVVNADLMSGQMIIEVLLQLMIGFALGFISLLFITTFVVAGQLLATQTGLGFASMVDPASGVSVPAIGQFYLVLATLLFWLFDGHLIMIQMLVFSFETLPINGQWWDVSSYWVVLEFAGWMFATALAIALAPIISMLTVNLSFGIMTRAAPQLNVFSIGFPITMLSGLVILWLTLDTFLFHFEKQWQHSIEYSCRLIGC; via the coding sequence ATGGAATTTCCGTTAAGCATTTTAATGCAAACCATAGCTGATTATTTACTGCCATTATGCCGGGTAACGGGGATGTTTTTAATTATGGCTGGTATTGGTGTGCGTAATGTACCTATGCGGATTAAAACCGGTTTAGTGGTAATGATTACCTTGATTATAATGCCTACTTTGCCGCCAGTGGTTAATGCTGACCTTATGTCTGGGCAGATGATTATTGAAGTGTTATTACAGTTAATGATCGGTTTTGCTCTAGGTTTTATCTCATTGCTGTTTATTACCACTTTCGTGGTGGCGGGGCAGTTGCTTGCTACTCAAACAGGATTAGGTTTTGCCTCTATGGTTGACCCTGCTAGTGGCGTAAGTGTACCTGCAATAGGGCAATTTTATTTAGTGCTAGCCACCTTATTATTTTGGTTATTTGATGGTCATTTAATAATGATCCAAATGCTAGTCTTTAGCTTTGAAACCTTACCTATAAATGGTCAGTGGTGGGATGTAAGCAGTTACTGGGTGGTATTGGAGTTTGCTGGCTGGATGTTTGCAACTGCTTTGGCTATTGCCTTAGCACCTATTATTTCTATGTTAACGGTAAACTTATCTTTTGGTATTATGACCCGTGCCGCCCCGCAGCTAAATGTTTTCTCTATAGGTTTCCCAATTACCATGTTATCGGGCTTAGTGATTTTATGGCTAACCTTAGATACATTTCTATTTCACTTTGAAAAGCAATGGCAACACAGCATCGAGTATAGCTGTCGTCTAATTGGCTGTTAA
- the fliQ gene encoding flagellar biosynthesis protein FliQ, with protein sequence MSPEVFVDVLRDALFLVILLVSAIILPSLFVGLLVAVFQAATSINEQTLSFLPRLIITLLSLIYGGHWLTQTIMEFTHELILSIPTVVG encoded by the coding sequence ATGAGTCCAGAGGTATTTGTTGATGTGCTGCGAGATGCACTTTTTTTAGTTATCTTGTTAGTGAGTGCCATTATTTTGCCATCACTCTTTGTTGGTTTATTAGTGGCGGTGTTTCAGGCGGCTACTTCGATAAACGAACAAACCTTAAGCTTTTTACCGCGTTTAATTATTACATTGTTATCGCTTATTTACGGTGGCCACTGGTTAACGCAAACCATAATGGAATTTACTCATGAATTAATCCTAAGTATTCCAACTGTTGTGGGTTAA